One Dromiciops gliroides isolate mDroGli1 chromosome 3, mDroGli1.pri, whole genome shotgun sequence DNA segment encodes these proteins:
- the LOC122751449 gene encoding nuclear hormone receptor family member nhr-19-like: MMMMMLGVKLSGRTLFMMTRKWTPGNNSIMLNRYLEFGIATSATIKESSPEKTESFETGFASTAFSDPESAPDGPSTSSDVVVCAVKNECRVCKQETRRRVSGIVCCHNCYVFYREVIITAQVRGSITSYPCHTYGRCEDLNLLRGCRSCRYKKCVQVGLRLKPSTLLFHQYKIRGDYGPPCRKCSNPSFYGTIDSPCCPHCHFSSAEF; this comes from the exons atgatgatgatgatgctgggAGTAAAACTCAGTGGCCGGACCTTATTTATGATGACAAGGAAGTGGACACCTGGAAACAACAGTATAATGCTAAACAGATATCTGGAATTTGG TATTGCCACTTCAGCGACAATAAAGGAATCATCCCCTGAGAAGACAGAATCCTTTGAAACAGGCTTTGCTTCTACTGCCTTCAGTGATCCAGAATCTGCACCTGATGGACCTTCTACTTCCTCAGATGTTGTTGTGTGTGCTGTGAAGAACGAATGCAGAGTGTGCAAGCAAGAAACCCGTCGAAGAGTATCTGGAATAGTGTGCTGTCATAATTGTTATGTCTTTTATAGAGAAGTTATAATAACAGCTCAAGTAAGGGGAAGTATAACCAGTTATCCTTGCCACACTTATGGTAGATGTGAGGATTTGAATTTATTACGTGGGTGCAGATCTTGTAGATATAAAAAATGTGTTCAGGTTGGCTTACGATTGAAACCTAGCACTCTTTTGTTTCATCAATATAAAATTAGGGGTGATTATGGTCCACCATGCAGAAAGTGTTCTAATCCTTCATTCTATGGCACTATTGATTCTCCTTGTTGTCCTCACTGCCATTTCTCTAGTGCTGAGTTTTAG